A window of uncultured Methanoregula sp. genomic DNA:
ATACAGATATAGCGACCCATCCACTCCTCACCCCGTCGGTACTTCCCGTTCTCCTTACCGCAGATTCTCTCGTGCAGTCCTTCCGGCAAATGCCCCTGTTTTATCGAGCCGCTGGATCATACGGGAACAGTTGCTTTCTGTATTCGGCGGCTCTTTTCAGGGCAGGATCATAGCCAAGCCGGACGTACTCTTTGAGCATGCGGCGGGCAGAGAACCGGGGGGCCGTGCACCGGATGGCCTCTTTCATCATCTTCACCCACATATGCGGGATCCCGTCATCCGACTGCATATAATACAGCGGCACCACTTCGCGTTCCAGCACCCCGTACAACTGCTCGGCATCTTCCCGATCATGGTTCTTCCGGGTATCTGTCTCCCCGAACGCCCACCCGTTCTTACCGGAATAGGCCTCGGGCCACCATCCATCCAGAACGCTCATGTGCAGGACGCCGTTCAGGGACGCTTTCATGCCGCTTGTCCCACAGGCCTCAAGCGGGGGGAGAGGATTGTTAAGCCAGACATCCACGCCGTGGACAAGGTACTGCGCCATCTGTTCCCCGTAATCCTCGACAAAGGCGATCCTTCCCCCCAGATCCCGCTGGAGGGCATACTTGTAGATCTTCTGGATGATGCGCTTTCCCTCCTCGTCGGCAGGATGCGCCTTCCCCGCAAAGATGATCTGGACCGGCTTCCAGGGATTGTTTATGATCTTTTTCAACCGCTCTATATCCTGGAATATAAGATCGGCCCGTTTGTATGTGGAGAACCGGCGGGCAAACCCGATGGTGAGGGCTGAGGGATCGAGCAGGGCTCCTCCCGAGAGAACGTTCAGGGGATCGGTATTCTCCCCCACCCATTTCCGCCGCTTGTGCTCCCGGATCCTGTTGACCAGTTTTCTTTTGAGCTGGACATGGACCGACCAGAGTTCTTCATCGGGGATCTCCTGGATCAGCTCCCAGAGCAGGTTTTTGTCATGCTCCGCGAGCCACTGCGGGCAGGCAGGCGAGAAGTACTTGTTGAGCAGCAGCTGCATCTTGGGATCCAGCCAGGTGGGGACATGGACCCCGTTTGTTATGTGTCGGATCGGGACCTTCTCTTCGGCAAGCTCCGGCCAGAGGGGTCTCCACATGGAACGGGCCACCTCCCCGTGCCGTCTGCTCACGCCATTCTTGAATGCGCTCATCCTCAGGGCAAACGCCGTCATATTGAAGAGGTCTTTTGAGCCGGCGGGGGAATTTCCCAGGGACAAAAAAGTCTCCCGGCTGATGCCGAGCAGGGTGTAATAGTTTTTGAAATACTTGTCCATGAGTCCATGGGGAAAGGCATCGTGCCCGGCCGGGACCGGCGTGTGGGTCGTGAAGATGGTTGTTTCACGCACTCTTCTTGAGGCTTCTTCAAAACTCATCTTGTCAAGGACGTTCTCCCGGATCCTCTCGAATATGGTGAATGCCGGGTGCCCCTCATTCAGGTGAACGATGGAGGGCCGCACGCCAAGTACATCCAGGATATAGCTCCCCCCGATGCCAAGCACGATCTCCTGCTTGAGTCGCTGTTCGTTGTCCCCGGTGTAGAGCCGGTACGAGATGGACCGGTTGGCCGGGTCATTCTGGGGGATATCGGTATCCATCAGAAAGAGCGGGATCGTGCCGACATCGACTTTCCAGACCGCAACATAGATCGGGGGATCGATGAAGGGAATCCGGACCACCAGCTGTTCATCGTGGTTGTAGAGCACTCTCTGGATGGGGGCGGCATCGCGGTCCAGTATCTCCTTGATATCCAGCTGCCAGCCGTCAGGCCCGATGTGCTGGTGGAGATATCCCTCCGAGTACATGAATCCGACAGCTACGAGCGGCAGGCCGAGATCGCTGGATTCCTTGAGATGATCCCCGGCAAGAAATCCCAGTCCCCCGGCATACAGGGGCAATGAGTGCTGCAGCCCGTATTCAGCGGAGAAGTACGCGATATTGAGATCGTGATCACCGGAAAAATTCTCTGAAAACCAGCTGTGGTTCTTGATCATCTCGTGCTGGTATCGGGACATCACGAGATCGTAGTGCCTCAGGTAGACCGGATTCTTTGAGGCTGCAAGGAGCGTCTCTTCATCCAGGGCACGGAGCATCTTCACCGGATTGTGGATGCTCTCAATCCATGCCTGGGGATTGAGCCGCTTGAATACCATTTTCACTTCCGGATTCCAGCTCCACCAGAGATTGTACGCGAGATCGATGAGTCCTGATATCCGCTCGGGAACCTGCGGGAACATTTTCCTGATCTTGTCCGGTGCCACGGTATTCCTCAGTAGTTGTGTAGTAGTTCCAGCACCTTCTTAATGGTATGGGAAACAGGAACGTCCCTGAAGGGGTGACTGTTACAAGGAGGGTCCGGCGGGGGATCGTTCCGTGTCAAGAGTTTCTTGTGCAGATCGATACTATTCTGCGGGAAAAATCCGGATTGTGCATGATCCCCTGTCCTGGCAAACGGTATTTTCCCGGGATATCTTCCCGGAACGAGATCCTTCTCTTTTTTGTATTCGCTTTTGAAAATTGAAGATACCTTTATATGTCAGATATTATGTTAAGTATCTGTGCTGGGCACAGGGACATCCCCTCCAAAAGACCATGCCGCGGCGTACCTGATTTCACACCTGCAGAACAATAATCCCGAATCCTTGATCCCGTACTTCCGTTCCAGTGGTAAAAACAGTCTGTCCCCGCGGCCTGTCTGGGAGATACTACCATGCCACCTATTTGTTTTGGATTCGAAGTCCACCAGCCCTACCGGCTCAACCGGATGTTCTCACCGCAACCGAATGTGAAAAAAAAGGATCTCTTCGATCACTATTTTGACGGCCTCAACAAGGAGATTCTCTTACGCGTTGCCGAGAAGTGCTACAACCCGGCAACCCGGATCATCCTCGAGAAGCTTGACGAAGGTTTTTCCTGTGCCTTCTCGCTGTCCGGCGTTGTCATCGAGCAGTTCGACAAGTGGAGTCCCGAGACGCTCTCTCTCTTTGAAGACATTGCCCGCCATAGAAACACCGAACTCATCGGGCAGACCTATTACCACAGCATTGCAAGCTGTTTTCCGGATAAATCCGAGTTCTGCGAGCAGGTGAAGATGCATTCCGACCTGATGTACGAGCAGTTCCGGGTCCGCCCGGTGGTTTTCGAGAATACGGAATTTACTTTCAACAATGAAGTTGCCGCAACGATCCGGGAGATGGACTTTTCCGGCATCTTTACCGAGGGGGTGGACCGGGTACTCGGGTGGAGGAGCCCGGATTACGTGTACCAGTGCCAGAACATCCCGGTCCTTTTGAGGAATACCAAGCTTTCCGATGATATCGCATTCCGGTTTGCCAACCGCAGCTGGGACATGTACCCGCTGACTGCCGATACGTATGCCCACTGGATTGCATCATCCTCGGGGGATATCATCAACGTATTCCTGGACTTCGAGACCTTTGGCGAACACTTCTGGAAGGAGACCGGCATATTTGATTTCCTCAGTGCTCTCCCGGGCGAGCTGACCGAACGCGGGGTCGAGACCCTGCTGCCATCGCAGGTGCTTGCACGCAAGACCCCGGTGGACGAGATCGATGTCAGGGAAACCATCTCCTGGGCGGATATCGAGAAGGATACGTCAGCCTGGATGGGGAACGACCGGCAGAAGACGGCATTCCACGCAATCCAGGCCGCCCGGCCATATGCTGTCGACAAGCCGATCTGGCGTCATCTCCAGACAAGCGATCATTTCTACTACATGGCTTCCAAGTACGGCACCTGCGGGGAAGTGCACACCTACTTCAGCCACCACGATGCTGAGGATGCCTTCAAGACCTACATGAAGGTTCTCGCTGATTACGAGACCCGGAGCCTCCGGGTGATGAAGAACCGGCGGTCGGCCAAGACCCTGCGGACCCTGTCGCCCGAGCAGGCCTTCCATTTCGCCGGGCCGACCGGTTTTATCGGCCACACAGCCTACAACCTGGACCAGTTCGAGGAACTGCTCTTTATTGTGCCGAACGATTCGATCCGGTACCATATCGAACGGGGTGATTTCGTGAACTGGATAAACGACGTGCTTGAGGATTCCTTCCTCGCCGAAACTATTGCAGGTTTAAAAGAGCGCCATGAACTGACGAAAGCTGTAAAAGAGCGGAGGGAACTGTTATGGAGTCATTTAAGGTAGCCTTCTTCTGCTGGGAATCGATGTATGCCGAGAGGGTCGGCGGCCTTGCCAATGCGGCTACGAATCTCGCTGAGACGCTCGTGAAGCAGAACCATGAAGTGCATTTCTTCACCCGTGGAAGTATCTCCGACCAGGAAGTCAATGGTGTGCATTACCACTACTGCCGGCCGTCGGGAAAAAATATTGTTGAATATTGCGACAACATGAGCCTTGGGATGGTGGACCAGTTCCGCCATCAGGATCTTGGATCCCCCTTCGATATCCTCCATTTCCACGACTGGCACCCGATCCAGGCCCTCCATCACTTAAAGGACCGGAATACCATCCTTACATTCCATTCCACGGAGTTCGGGAGGAACGGGAACCAGGCCGGGGACTGGTGGGAGTATAAGGAGATCTCAGGAAAAGAGTGGTATGGAGGTCTTATCGCAAAACGGGTGGCTGCCGTCTCTTCCACCCTCAAGCGGGAAGTGATGCAGCTGTATAATGTTCCCGACGACAAGTGCGATGTAATCCCAAATGGGGTGGTGCCCCGGCAGTACCGGACCGAGATCGATCCGGGCGAGGTGAAAAGAGCTTACGGGATTCATCCCTATGCCCCGCTGATCCTCTTTGTAGGACGGCTTGTATTCCAGAAAGGGCCGGATCTCTTTATCGAGGCAATCCGTCAGGTCTGCCAGTACCGCTGGGATGCGAAGGTTGTAGTTGCCGGTGACGGCGGGATGATGCAGTATCTCCGCGAGCGGGCCCGGGACCTGCCGGTGAATTTTGTCGGCTATATCCCGGATTCTGAATATATCCGCCTCTTGAATGCTGCAGATGTAGTGGTGATCCCCAGCCGGAATGAACCCTTCGGTCTTGTACTCCTGGAAGCCTGGAGCGCGGAAAAAGGAGTTGTAGCCTGCAATGTCGGGGGCCTGGGGGAGAACATCGATGCCTTTGTGAACGGGATCAAGACCGACCCCACTGCGGAATCGCTTGCCTGGGGCATCAACACCATGATCAATGAACCCTGGAATGCGGGAGCGCTCGGGATGCGGGGACGGAAGAAAGTGGATCGCATGTTCCTCTGGGGGCCCATAGTCCAGCGGCTGACCGACACCTATGGCCGGGTATCGGTATGAGCGGTGTGCCTGACGTGCCGGGGCCGGATCTCCGTTCATTTTTCCCTGTCCCGGACCGGGCAGTACGGCACGACCGGGAGGTCCAATGTCCGGGTTGGCCGGCGTCTTTCGTATTTTCCGTTGTTTCCGGACGGGGAGTTCCGGTTGCCGGAAACATCCTGGAATCAAGGATCTCCTGACCAAGAATCGCAGATTAGGGCCCCCGTGTGAACATGCCGGTTGTGAATTTCAAGGACACTATTGCCGCGTCCCCGTATATCTTCACCATAGGTGTTGCCGGTGACAGCGGGTCGGGAAAGACTTCCTTCACACGGGGTATACGGAGTATCTTCGGGAACGACCTGGTCTCGACCATCACGCTTGACGACTATCACCGCCTCGACCGGGCCGGTCGAGCAAATGCCGGCCTGACCGCTCTTGATCCGAGAGCAAATCGCATAGATCAGCTGGAGCATGATCTCATCCAGCTCAAACGCGGCGTTCCGGTAGAAAAACCCGTGTACAACCATGCAACCGGGACATTCGATCCTCCGGTTGTCTTCAGGCCGAAGAAGATCCTCATCCTCGAAGGGCTGCATACCCTGTACACCCCCATGCTCCGGAAATACCTGGATTTTTCCCTGTTTGTCGATCCGGTAAAGCAGGTGAAGTATGACTGGAAGATCCGCCGTGACATGAAAAAACGCGGGTACACCCGGGATCAGGTTATTGGCGAGATATCCCAGCGCGAACCGGATTATCTGAAGTATATCGACCCGCAAAAGGAGTATGCCGATGCGGTGATCGGCATAGACTACTCCCGGTACGGCCAAAACCTGGGTGAAGAGCGCAATGTGTACCGGATAACCCTTGTGCAGAACCGGATGAGACATACGATAGAGAACATCGATCTCTCATTGGATCTGTACTCCATCCTCTCGCTCTCCGAGCGGAATTTTGCCCTCCTCTTCGAGACGAGCGTTCATGAAGGGGAGCGTATGGGTCATCTCATCATCGATGGGGAACTCAGCGAGCACGTGGTCAAGAAACTGGAACGGAGCATTGAGCGACAGACCCGGGTCCGCCCGATCTCCCTGTTCAAGAACCGGCGCTATGTGACGGCCGGGGATCTTGCGCAGCTGATCCTGTGCTGGCGGATCATCCACCGTCGGATTTTCATGGAGACGAGCCGGTGATCTGCATGAGCGGAGTATACTGAACCCGGGTGAGAGGAATGAACATATACCTTGACAGGATATCATCAACAGAGGAGGAGATGCCGTGAAGACGATCGGTGTGCTGACCGGGGGAGGAGACTGTCCTGGACTCAATGCGGTGATCCGGGCGGTGGTCCGGGCTGGGATCAGGTACGATTACGAGACGCTCGGGATACGGAACGGGTGGCAGGGTCTCATCGAGGGGGACGTTGAACCGCTGACGGATTTCTCGGTATCCGGCATCCTTCCCAAAGGGGGAACGATCCTTGGTACCTCGCGGACCAATCCCCTCGCAAACAAGGCAGATTTCCAGAAGATCCAACAAAACCTGAAAAAGTACGGGATTCATGCCCTGGTGGTCATCGGGGGCGACGGGACCCTTTCTGCTGCCAGGGATGCGGCAAAGGAGGGCGTACGTCTCGTGGGTGTCCCCAAGACCATTGATAACGATATCGGGGGAACCGATGTCACGTTCGGGTTTGACACCGCGGTCTCGATCGTTACCGAGGCGATCGACCGGCTTCATACCACGGCCGAATCCCACCACCGGGTCATTGTTGTCGAGGTGATGGGACGCAATGTCGGCTGGATTGCCTTAACAGCAGGAATAGCCGGTGGTGCCGATGCGATTCTCATCCCGGAGGTCCACTTCACCCTTGAAGAAGTCTGTGCAAAACTCCGGGCCCGGTACGAGGCAGGGAAGAAGTTCTCGATCGTGGTCATTGCCGAAGGGGCTCACCGGGAGGATATCGGCGAACATCCCGTGCCCGAGCATGCCCGGGATGAATGCGGGCACGAGAAGTTCGTTGGGGTTGGAAACCTGCTTGGTAAGGAGCTGGAGAAGTGCCTGGGAGTGGAGACCCGCGTCACAACGCTCGGGCATGTCCAGCGGGGAGGCTCGCCTACCGCCTACGACCGGGTGCTTGCCACCCGCTTCGGGGTTGCCGCCGTGGAACTGATTCGTGACGGGGAGTTCGGGAAGATGGTTGCCCTGCAGTCGAACCGCATAACTTCGATCACCCTCGAGTCTGCAGTCCGGCAGCTCAAGACGGTCGACCCTGAATTCTATGATCTTGCAATGACGGTTATCGGCGGGAAAAAATGATCGGGAGGAACCCCTTACCCGATAAAACGTTCCGGACGGACATGCGCCCGGTGAGCTGGGAGCATCCGCTTCCTGATCCCTCCATCCGTTATGCGGAAGATCTCCGGGAGGTTCTTGCGAACCCGGACTGTGAATGCACCGGTCCCATCTATGCCATGTACCGCGGGGTTACCACATCTACCGAAGACAACCGGTGGATGCAGGAGCAGAACCTTCGCTTTGATATTACCGTGATCCCGCCCCGGGAGCTCTGCGGCGAATATGTCAAGACCAAAGGCCACTACCATCCTCCGGATCCCCACGGGACCGGCTACCCGGAGCTCTACGAAGTGTTGGCCGGAGAGGCGCATTACGTGATCCAGACCCCTGACTGCTCCGATGTGGTGATGATCGCAGCCCGGGCCGGGGATGTAGTTGTGGTTCCTTCGGGATACGGGCATGTGACCATCAATCCGTCCAGAAACCGGGTACTGGAGATGGCAAATATCGTCTCGTCCCGGTTCTCCAGCGATTACCTTGGCTATGAATCCCGGCACGGGGCTGCCTACTACGAGATGTCCGATGGGAAATTTGTAAGGAACAAGGCATACTCCGGGCATACTGCCCTCAGGCTTGTAAAAGCCCGGCGGCTCGCGGATGTAGCTGATGCCTTGTCCGATCCGCTGTACAGCCTGATCCGGAAGCGGGATCCTGTGCTCGAATTCCTGAATTACCCGGAGAAGCACGAAGCACTCTTCCGCGATCTGTACCCGTAATCCTGCCGGGGAGTGCCCGGCAGGCAGTGCCCCACCGGCCCCGGCCTGCTGGATAATAATCCTGATAAGGCTCTGCATCCAAATCTAAAATCAGGTTCCCCGGGTATCTCCACTGGATGAACCGGGATTGCTGCCCCATCGGGCGGCGGAAGGCGGAACAATGCTACTCAAAGATTTTCTTGTCGAAGCAGGAACAGATGAAAACTTATCTGAACTGATCCTCTTCTTAAGTGAGCAGGCCCGGGATGTTAAACAGGGTTTTTTCTGTACCATTCCCAGGACCCCTGCTGAAGAGGTCACCCGCAACCAGTTTGGCGAAGAGCAGATGGAACTCGACAAGTATGCCGACGGGATCTTCATCAATGGGCTCCAGAAGACCCGCCTCGTGCGGTATATCGCGACCGAAGAGCAGAGCCAGATAATCGAAGTCAGAAACCCGAAAAACCAGTTCGGCGTTGTCATCGATCCCCTGGACGGCTCGTCGCTGATCGATGTCAACCTGTGCGTGGGTTCCATTATCGGTATCTATCCCGGTCATGTCCTTGAGAAGGGAGTCACCATGGTTGCCGCCCTGTATATCCTCTACGGGCCCCTGACCACGCTGACGTACACTACCGGAAAAGGCGTGCACGAATTCGTGATGAACGATTCGGGTGATTTCGTGCTGCGGCATAAGGATCTCAGGATTCCCGAGGGGAAGATCTATGCCCCGGGCGCTCTCAGGAAGGATTACTTCCCCGCCCATGCCCAGTGGATCAAGTCCCTTGAGGATGCCGGGTACAAACTCCGGTTCAGCGGCTGCTTTGTTGGGGATGTGCACCAGATCCTCCACAAGGGGGGTGTCTTCTCGTATCCAGGGTTCAAAGGAAAGGAGAAAGGGAAACTGCGCCTCCTGTACGAGGCAAACCCCATGGGTATGATCATCTACCAGGCCGGGGGTGCGATCAGCAATGGGAAGGATGATATCTTAACCATCAAGCCCGAATCGATAGGCCAGACCACCCCTATCTATGTGGGTGGCAGGAAGGAGATCGCGCTCATTGAAACCTTAATGAATAATGCGTGAACAAAGTGGAGTGATCTGTCTATGAAGAACAAGGTATATGGTCCGATTCCCGGCTCAACCATCCTGCATGGTATCTCCGGTAAGAAAGCGATCGTCATGGCTGCAAATGTCCGGATAGCCGCGGTTGCGAAGGGTATTTTCCAGGCTGCAAAGGATACCGATTCTGCAGTAATCATGGAACTGGCCCGGTCGGAATGCGATCTCAAGGGCGGGTATACCGGAATGACGCCTAAGGACTTTTCGGAGAAGATGAACGCTGCTGCACAGGCCGTGCAGTTTGATGTTTGGGCACTCCATGCCGACCACATCTCCATCAAGAAAGGGGATGCCGCGGAAGTCGAGGGGACAAAGCAGCTGATCGATGCCCAGATCCAGGCTGGCTACACCTCCTTTGCCATCGATGCCTCCCATCTCTTCAATTTCGAGGGAAAGACCGTCAGGGTGGAGCTTGAGGATAATATCCGCGTGACAACCGAACTTGCCCATTACATCAAGAGCCGGATGAACGGGAGGGAATTCGGTCTTGAGGTGGAAGTCGGTGAGATCGGCAGGAAGGATACCGGGGGTCTCATTCTCACAAAACCCGAAGAGGCGGTAGAGTATATCCGGGCGCTCAACGAAAACAATGTCTTTCCCCATGCACTCGCGATAGCAAACGGCAGCAGCCACGGTCACACCTATGATGCCCAGGGAAATGTCGTGGAACAGCTCTCCATCGATATCCCCCAGACAAAAGCCATTGCCGAGGCCCTCCGCAAAAACCACTTACAGGTGGGTATTGCCCAGCACGGTATCACCGGCACCCCCCGCGAACTGATCAACCTTCATTTCCCCAAGGGAGATATCATCAAGGGCAATGTCGGGACGTTCTGGCAGGATGTGGCGTTCAACACCTTCAAGATCTACGAACCGGCTCTTTACAAGGAGATCCAGGACTGGACCCTTGAGAAGTACCGGCCCTTGAACCCCGGGAAGAAGGATCGCCAGATCTTTGATGGGAACTGCAAGATGGCGATCAAAGAATTCTACAAACAGATCTATTCGGTTGAGGAAGCAACCGAGCAGGCCATGGTTGCGATGGCCTATGCGGAAAGCCTTCTCTTTTTCAGGGCCTTTGGGGCCTACGGGACTGCGTCGGCAGTCCGCAAGTCCCTCCAATAACCCCTCCAATATGTTTTTGTCCCGTTGGGGCGATGTTGTAGCATGCCAAAGACAACCATCTCTGTGATCAAAGCGGATGTGGGCAGTTTTCCCGGGCACTCGCGTACCCACCCGAAGTTGCTCGAGAAGGCCTCAAAGATGCTCAAGGAGGAGAAGGGCAAACTTCTCATTGATGCGTTTGTCACTCACTGCGGTGACGACCTTGAGCTGATCATGACGCATTCCCATGGCCCGGACAATAAAGATGTGCACAAACTCGCCTGGGATGTCTTCATGGAGTGCACCAAGATTGCTAAAGATATGAAGCTCTACGGGGCCGGCCAAGACCTGCTCTCCGATGCCTTCTCCGGCAATGTCCGGGGTCTCGGGCCCGGGGTTGCCGAGATGGAATTCGAGGAGCGGGGATCCGACCCGGTCCTCATCTTCATGGCCGACAAGACCGAACCCGGTGCCTGGAATTTCTTCCTGTACAAGATCTTTGCCGATCCGTTCAACACCTCCGGTCTTGTCATCGACCCCAGCATGCACGACGGGTTTGTCTTTGAAGTCCACGATGTACTGAAAAAACGCAGGATCCAGTTCAAAACTCCGGAAGAGACCTACACCCTTCTCTCCTACATCGGCGCCTGCTCAAGGTACGTGATCAAGCATGTCTGGCGAAAGGACGGCATGATTGCGGCTTCCACGAGCACGGAAAAACTGAACCTTACTGCGGGCAGGTACGTGGGGAAGGACGATCCCGTCATGATCGTGCGCGCCCAGAGCGGTCTTCCCTCGGTGGGAGAAGTCATAGAACCGTTCTGCACCCCCATCATCGTTGCCGGCTGGATGCGGGGTTCGCATCACGGCCCCTTCATGCCTGTCGGGCTCTGCGATGCCAACATGACCCGGTTCGACGGGCCTCCCCGCTGCATCTGCATGGGCTTCCAGGTAAGCAACGGGCATCTGATAGGACCGGCCGATATGTTCGACGATGTCGGGTTCGATCGCGTGAGAGCCCGCTGCAACGAGATCGCGGATGTCATCCGGGACCAGGGCCCGTTCGAACCCCACCGTTTATCGCTTGAAGAGATGGAATACACAACCCTTCCCGGCGTTGAGAAACAGTTCCGCGATCGCTGGGAAGGAATACCTGAATAATTTTTTTTACGACCGGAACTTTGGATCTGGCCTTTTATGGCATCCCGTCAGCCCCCGGGTGCGGGTAATGAGCAAACTTTAATTATCTTACATCCCAAATTAGGGCAGATGGTTAACGGAATTGTTTTGCCGATAAAAAAAGTGTTTGCGCTTGTGGATTCAAAGATATCCGTCGAGATAAAAGATGAAGGCCGCAAGCTGCAGGGGCGCCTTGTCGCGGTGGACGAATATCTCAACATCCACATGGAAGAGACAACCGAGTTTGTCGATAACCAGCGGGGCAGGAGCCTTGGCACGGTTGTGATCCGGGGTAACAATATCCTCACTATTGCACCGGTAATCTGAATTACATCGGGGTGAAACGACATGGGAGATCCGGTAGATGAAGGACTGAAACTGATTCAGTCGAAGCCTGAAGGTGTTCTTCAGAGCGAGCTCTGGAAAGAGCTGGGTGTTGACAGCCGGAAATGTTCCCGGATCGTCAAGAAACTTGAAGACAGCGGTCTCATCGAACGAATCGAGTTCAAGAAAGAGGGAATCAAGACCTACCTCCTGCGGGCAAAGCAGATGCCGGTCAATCCCTGCGATCTTCTCGCCGGTGACGAGTTGATACCCTGTATCGGCTGCGAACTTGAGTGCATTGTGGAAGAGTGCCACCCGCTCATGGACTGGATGTACCAGCTGGCAATCGTCCAGCACACGGAAGAATAATCTTTTTTCACCGTTGGGAGGATCATTTTTCATCCTCAACAACTATTTATCGCCCGGCCTTCCACCTGATAATAGTGAGTTCCACGCAATTTTCTCCGGGAGATGCCCGATGATATCAGTCCTGTTTATCGATGACAACACCGATCTTGTCATTCAGATCCGCACTTTTTTAGAAAAGACCGGGGACATGAAAGTGGAGCCTGCCCGCACCATCAAGCAGGGCATAGAGAAACTCAAAGGCCGCACGTTCGATGTCATCATCTCCTGCGAACAGACCGCCGATATAAACGGGATCGAGTTCGTTGCCGATATGAACGGGATCGAATTTTTAAAATATCTTAAGTC
This region includes:
- the fbp gene encoding fructose-1,6-bisphosphate aldolase/phosphatase; amino-acid sequence: MPKTTISVIKADVGSFPGHSRTHPKLLEKASKMLKEEKGKLLIDAFVTHCGDDLELIMTHSHGPDNKDVHKLAWDVFMECTKIAKDMKLYGAGQDLLSDAFSGNVRGLGPGVAEMEFEERGSDPVLIFMADKTEPGAWNFFLYKIFADPFNTSGLVIDPSMHDGFVFEVHDVLKKRRIQFKTPEETYTLLSYIGACSRYVIKHVWRKDGMIAASTSTEKLNLTAGRYVGKDDPVMIVRAQSGLPSVGEVIEPFCTPIIVAGWMRGSHHGPFMPVGLCDANMTRFDGPPRCICMGFQVSNGHLIGPADMFDDVGFDRVRARCNEIADVIRDQGPFEPHRLSLEEMEYTTLPGVEKQFRDRWEGIPE
- a CDS encoding class II fructose-bisphosphate aldolase; protein product: MKNKVYGPIPGSTILHGISGKKAIVMAANVRIAAVAKGIFQAAKDTDSAVIMELARSECDLKGGYTGMTPKDFSEKMNAAAQAVQFDVWALHADHISIKKGDAAEVEGTKQLIDAQIQAGYTSFAIDASHLFNFEGKTVRVELEDNIRVTTELAHYIKSRMNGREFGLEVEVGEIGRKDTGGLILTKPEEAVEYIRALNENNVFPHALAIANGSSHGHTYDAQGNVVEQLSIDIPQTKAIAEALRKNHLQVGIAQHGITGTPRELINLHFPKGDIIKGNVGTFWQDVAFNTFKIYEPALYKEIQDWTLEKYRPLNPGKKDRQIFDGNCKMAIKEFYKQIYSVEEATEQAMVAMAYAESLLFFRAFGAYGTASAVRKSLQ
- a CDS encoding MarR family transcriptional regulator produces the protein MGDPVDEGLKLIQSKPEGVLQSELWKELGVDSRKCSRIVKKLEDSGLIERIEFKKEGIKTYLLRAKQMPVNPCDLLAGDELIPCIGCELECIVEECHPLMDWMYQLAIVQHTEE
- a CDS encoding LSM domain-containing protein: MVNGIVLPIKKVFALVDSKISVEIKDEGRKLQGRLVAVDEYLNIHMEETTEFVDNQRGRSLGTVVIRGNNILTIAPVI